The following nucleotide sequence is from Fastidiosipila sp..
CAACGGCAAATCAACCTGCACGGCCATGTGCGCGCTCATGCTGATCGAGGCGGGTTTGGATCCGTCGGTCCATCTGGGCGCTGAACTCATCGATTTCCAGACAACCGTCCGCCTCTCAAAAACCAGGCCCCGGGAGCTCTTCCTCTCCGAGGCCTGTGAATTCAAACAGGGCTTTTTCCACTACCGGGGAACGGCAACGGTCATTCTCAACCTGGTCCACGACCACATTGACAGCTACAGGACACCCGGGGATCTGATCCGCGCCTTTGCCCAGTACGTAGCCATTCAGCCGTCCGGATCGATTTTGATCCTGCCTGCCTACGATCCCGGCATTGAAAAAATGCTGGCCGTCATCAAGGAGATCCGGCCCAGCCTTGCCGGTCAGCTCCCGCTTGTTTGGTTCGGTTCAGAAAAAGACCGGACCCCTGGCGGCCGGAAGCCGGATTACTACTACAGCAATCTTCATTACAGTCAGCAGGGGCAGCCCCGCTTTGACCTTTTTAAAAGAGACGTTTTTCTGACTGCCGTTTCTCTGGCGGTTCCCGGTGAATTCAATGTGCAAAACGCCATGGGGGCCATCGCAGCTGCCGATCTGGCCGGTGCAGGCCCGCAAGCCATCAAGCGGGCGCTCGGGAGCTTCCAGGGGGCCGAAGGCCGCTTTACCCGGGCCGGCCAATATAATGGCGCCCAGGTTATCATTGACTACGCCCATCATCCCTCTGCCGTCCGGGCCACCATCGAGGCTGCCCGCCACCTGCCGGCCAAACGCCTTTGGGTCTGTTTCCAGCCCCTGACACACAGCCGGGTCCGGGGCTTTTTTGATGATTTCGTCCAGTCCATGCTGGATGTGAAGCCCATCATGATGTCTGAAATCTATGACGACCGTGAAAAAGACCAGTCCATCAGTTCCCGGGATTTATGTGACCGGATTAACCAGCTGGGCGGTCAGGCGGAATTCTACCCCACCAATGAGGCGCTAGAGGCACAGCTTCGGAAAATTGTCCAGCCCGGGGACCTGGTCCTGATCATGGGCGTCGATCTGCGAAATACAGGCGACCGCCTGACAGGCCGGACCGACCACATGAAACGTTGACGTAAAAATCGCCCGCGAGGGCGGGCGATTGCATGACAAAAAGATCGATCGCATTTCTATCCGGGCGTCGATTCCGTCCCTGCCTCCGCGACCGGAACAGCCACCTCACCCGGCGATACCGAGACCTCTTTGGCGCCTTCGCCGGGCAGGGGTTTGGGATCGACCGCAAACTCCTGATAGATGGACTCGAATTCAGCAGACTCCACTTTCTCCTTCTCCAGCAGGCGGGTGGCCAGTTCGTCGAGCAGACGGCGGTTTTCGGTCAGCACCTCCTTGGTCTCGGAATAGGCTTCGTCCAGAATCCGGGCGATTTCTTCATCGATGGCCGCCTGGAGCGCTTCACTATGGTTCATCACATGGCCGTAGTCGCGGCCGATGAAGACTTCCTCCTCCTCGGCTGTCACCACATTGCCCAGCCTGCTGCTCATGCCGTATTTGGTTACCATGGCGCGGGCAATCCGGTTGACTTCCTTCAGATCGGCCCCGGCACCGGTGCTGATCTCGCCGAAAACCAAATCTTCAGCCGCCCTGCCTCCCAGGGCCATCTTGATCTCAGCAACAAGCTGGGCCCGGGTCTTGAAGTAGATGTCTTCGCTGGGCTTGAAAGCCGTATAGCCGCCGGCACCGCCGGCTGGAATAATGGAGACCCGCTCGACCCGGTCGGTTGTCGATACCTCCCGCAAGACGATGGCGTGCCCTGATTCGTGGTAGGCCGTCAGCTTCTTTTCCTCGGCACTGATCACCCTGCTCTTCTTTTCAGGCCCGATGGTCACTTTGAAGACAGCCTCGGCGACATCGGAATAGTGGATTTTATCGTCGTTGCGCCTGGCAGCCAGAAGAGCTGCCTCATTCAAAAGGTTGGCCAGATCCGCTCCGGTGAAGCCAGGTGTAATTTTGGCAATTTCAGCCAGATCCACATCGTCCGCCAGGGGCTTGTCCTTGGCGTGGACGTGAAGGATGGCTTCCCGCCCCTTCAGGTCGGGCCGCATGACCACGATGCGGCGGTCAAAGCGGCCGGGGCGCAGGAGGGCGCCGTCCAGGATGTCAGGCCGGTTGGTTGCAGCCAGAACGATGACCCCCTCATTGGGTCCGAAACCATCCATCTCGACCAGGAGCTGGTTGAGGGTTTGCTCGCGCTCATCATGGCCGCCGCCCAGCCCCGCTCCGCGATGACGTCCGACCGCGTCAATTTCATCGATGAAGACGATGCAGGGTGCCTTCTTTTTCGCATTCAGGAAAAGGTTGCGGACCCGGGACGCGCCGACGCCGACAAACATTTCAACGAAGTCAGACCCGCTGATGGAGAAAAAGGGTACCTGGGCTTCGCCCGCGACAGCCCGGGCCAGCAGCGTTTTACCTGTACCGGGCGGGCCGACCAGCAAAATCCCTTTGGGGATCTTGGCACCCAGGCTGACGTATTTTTTGGGATTCTTGAGAAAATCGACCACTTCCTGCAGTTCATCTTTTTCCTCTTCCGCTCCGGCCACGTCATCGAAGGTCACGCGTATCTGGCTTGGGTCGGCCAGGGTCGCCCGGCTTTTGCCAAAGGACAGGGCCGTCTTGCCCTCGCTGTCCCTCCTGGCATAGGAGATAAAGACGAAGGCGCCCAGGGAGACCAGCATGAGAAGCATGATGATGCCGTTCAGGATGCTGCCGAAATCGGTCGGCCGGTTGTAGTCAAATGAGGCTATATGACCCTCTTCCTTGGCCAGCCGGAGGATCTCAAGGTAGCTGTCGATGGAGTCGGCGGGAATGTCTTTTTTGACACTGGCGGGGCTTCCTTCCGAAACCGCCTTGTCCGTCATCTTCAAATTGAGCGTGGCCCCGTCGATGGTAACCGATTCGACCGTGCCGCTCTTGATCATCTGCTCGACATCAAAAAGCGTGGCATCTTTCGAGCGGTCGCCGCGCGACATCATGAAGGTAACCGCCATGATCACAATCATGAGAATGATGTAGAAAGAAAAACCGCCAAATTTTCGTTGTTCCGGAGCCTTCATGCCGTTTCATCGTTTCCTGTCAATGGTGTTTTCAATATGCTTAACCTCACCCTAGTCAGCAGCCAATACTTCAACGTCGGGCAGGTTTCTGTAGTAGCCGTCCAGATCCAGGCCATAGCCCACAATGAATTCATTCGGGATTTCCAGCCCGATGTAATGGACATCTATGTCGATCTTGCGCCGCGACGGCTTGTCAAAAGCGGTGACGATGCGGAGGCTGGCAGGATTTCTCGTCGATAAAAGATTCATCAGGTGGTTCAAGGTAATGCCTGTGTCGACGATGTCCTCAACGATCAGAACATGCCGGCCGGAGATGTTCTTGTCCAGGTCCTTATTGATCTTAACAATGCCGGTGCTCTTTTCCCCGGCGTAGCTTGAAACCGACATAAAATCGACCTCGCAAGGGACATCAATGTGGCGGATCAGGTCAGCCAGAAACATGAAGGAACCCTTGAGGACACAGATGAGATAAATCTCTTTCCCCTTGTAGTCCTCCGAAATCTGTTTTCCAAGGCGCGTCACGAAGGTATCGATTTCTTCGCGGGACACCAGCCTGTGATCAACCTTTTTCTCAACAAACGCCATCTTTTCTCCCCTCCATTTTTTCAAGCCGAGAGACTGGCAAATTTCCGGCAGGGCCGGAAAGTCTGCGGGGAGGACAATAGCCTCCCCCCGATCCACTAGCATTCTAACACAGCCAGGGGCCGAATCAGTAGCATAAGCGACACCGCTGATGGCCTAGAATGCCCACTCGCCATCCCGTAATACAGGCAGGGCTGTGCCGTCCTTTTTGTAGCCGGTAATTGAGAGCTCGGGGCCGCCCACCATGAAATCGATGTGGATCATGGATTTATTGGATCCCAACGCCCCGCGCTCCTCCTCGGTCATCCCGCTGCCACCCCTGATGGCCTCAGCGTAGGCCTGGCCGAGCGCAAAGTGACAGGAGGCATTCTCGTCAAAGAGGGTGGTCTTGAAAAGCAGCCCCGACCGGGAAACAGGCGATGAATCGGGTACGATGGCGACTTCGCCCAGCCTGCGAGCCCCTTCATCCATGCCCAGCAGCGTCTCAAGCACTTCCGCGTTCTTGCCGGCATGGTAATCGACAACCTGGCCCTCCTTGAAAGTGAAACCGAAATCCTCAACAATCTTGCCCATGACTGAGAGCGGCATGGTCGAACGGATCCTGCCGTCCACCTTCATGGCATGGGGCGTTGTAAAGAGCTCTTCGGTCGGAATATTGGCCATGTAATCGACCCCGTCCGGCGTCGTCGATGAACCCCCGATCCACTTATGCCGGTCCGCCAGCCGGCAGGTCAGGTCCGTTCCCGGCCCCTGGTAGTGAAGGTAGCTGAAATCCTGGCTGTCCAGCCAGCTCTCGCGCGCCTTGAGGTTTTTGTCATGTTCCTGCCAGGCAGCAACCGGATCTTCCCGGTCAACGCGGCAAATCCTCAAAACCACTTCCCATAGCTTGTTCAGAGCACTTTCTTCATCGAGGCCGGGGAAAAGTTCCCTGGCCCAGCGCAAGGAGGGACAGGCGGCTGCCGTCCACTTGATATCGCCGGGATGCATGTGCTTCTCCAGGTGCTCTGTTGCTGACAGGGCGGCCTTCTGGGCTGTCTGAATCTTCTTCTGGTCGATGTGGGCAAAAAGATCCAGCGAGGGTGCGCTGAGGTGAATCCGGTGGTATTTGGCCTTGAGCATTTCCTCAAGGTAATCGGCGCGAAAACCGGGAAAGTAATCCAGATAAGCCTCCCCGGCTTCCTCAAACTTGGACAGCCGGATCCTGTCATCGGCAATCTCGGTAATCACATCCCTGGCGCCGGCTTTCCAGCAGGACCTGGCAATCTCGCGCAAAAGCGGCAGTGATTCGGTATCGCCGTTCAACTGAATCAAGTCCCCCTCTTTCACATTGACCCCGACTTTGACCAGTACCTCAGCATACTTTTTCAGCATTTCCCGGCTCATACTTCCTCCTGACTTTTCGAGGGCTTCCCCCCGTCTTTCTCCTCATACGATTCAGCTTCGAGCCACAGCCGGCCATGGCACATGATTGCGGTGACCCCGCCCCCAAGCGACAGGCGTGCTTTCTCTTTGTTGCCGGATGTCACGGAGACCATCAATCCGGCCAGGGTCGCAACCTGGTTCTGGCTCAGGCTTTGGGAGCCGTCCTCACCCTCTTTCACCTGTCCACAGTACTGCTGTAAAACCCTTGAGGTCAAGGCCTCCGGCAGGCTGGCAAGGTCTGTCAGGGACAGGCTGCCGTCCGGCAAACGCAAGGAATCGAGACTCTCCGAGGCCATGGCGGACAGGGCATCATGATCCATTTTTGCCAAATCCCCCAGGCGGGCCAGCATGGGCACCGGATCGTAGCCAAGTGTTTTTTCCCAGGCCGGGATCAAGTCCAGGCGAATCCTGTTTCTCAAAAATTCGAAAGAAAGGTTGGACGCGTCTTCTCTCCAAGGCAAATTCAAGGCCTGTGCCGCCTCGACCACCTGATCCCTCCGGATATCCAGCAGCGGACGGATCAGGGGCCCGTCCAGATAGCGGATCCCGACCAGCCCCCGGAGCCCTGCGCCCCGCCCCATGTGCATCAGGATGCTTTCTGCCCGGTCATCCTGATGATGGGCCAGGGCGATGCGGCAGCCTCCGGGGTAATCTTTTTTCTCCCCGTAATCCGCCGCGACTTTTTCAAAGGACCGGCGCCTTACGATCCGGCCCGCTTCCTCCAGCCCCAGTCCGGCTTTTTGGGCGTAGGCAGGAAGGTCTTCATAGAGGGCGACAAAGGGAATTGAATGCTTTTCGCAGTAGTCCTTGACAAGTGCCTGGTCAAGATCGGCCTCGCTCCCGCGGATTCCGTGATTCAGATGGCAGGCTACCAGGTCAAAGGGAATTTTTTGGAGGTAATGGAGCAAAAAGGCGAGAAGCAGCATGGAATCGGCGCCGCCCGAGACACCGGCAACCAGGAGGCTTTGGGGAAGGATGAGTTTTTCACGCTCACAGGTCGCTGAGATTTGCTGAAAAACCCAAAAAGCAGGAGCCGGGAGCTTCATGATCCCTGGGGAGGCGGCGGGGGCGGTTCGGGCGTCCCGCCATAATAGCTTTCCGTAAAGGTCAAGATCCGGGGATTCCAGTCCAGGGTCACGGTCATTCTTTCGCCCTGCCGGTTCTTTTCGATGATCAGGTCGATTTCACTCACTTCCTGCATGTAGGAAGCTTCCTCCTCCTGGCGGTTGGGGTCGTGGAGAAACATGACCACATCGGCGTCCTGCTCAATGGCCCCTGATTCCCTGAGATCGGCGAGCCGGGGCCGGCGCCCTGCCCGGTCAACTTCGCGGGAAAGCTGCGAAAGAGCAAGGACCGGGACTTCCAGATCCCTGGCCATGACCTTCAGCATGCGGGAGATCTCGGCAATCTGCTGCTGCCTGTTTTCAGCCCGCGACCGGCTGGTCGCCGTTCCCATCAGCTGGAGGTAGTCAACAACGACCAGATCCAGCTGCTGCTTTTGCAGCTGGAGCTGACGGCAGCGGGCGTGGATCTCAACCACATTGATGGAAGAGTGGTCATCAATGTAAATGGGGATGCTGTACAGGTCACCCAGCCCCTTGCCAATCATCTCCCAGGCTTCCTTGTCTTTCACATCGAGCGATTCCAGCTGTTGGAAAGACATCATGGTTTTGGAGGACAGAAGGCGCATGGCGACCTCTTCCTTGCTCATTTCGAGTGAAAAGATGGCGACCACAGCACCTCGGTGGTAGGCAGCATTGTGGGCGATATTGAGTGAAAGCGCCGATTTGCCGACGCCGGGCCTTGAGGCGAGAATATAAAGACCGCCCTTGCGCAATCCACCCAGGACGCGATTCAGGCTGGGAAAGCCGATTTGGATGGGCTGAGGCCGCTCGCCGCGGGAAATGGCGCCCAGCTCATTGATTCTGGCTCCAAGCACACCGCCGATGGGAAGCAGTCCTGAGCTTTCCCCTTCTTCCCGGATGTTCATGATCCGCTGGGCTGCCAGTTCAATCAGCTCTTCTGCCTCATGGTCGGAGTTGAAGCAAAGATCAATGACGCCGTCGAGCGACAGAATCATCCGGCGCTTGACAGACAGATCGCGCACCAACCCGATATAGACCGGGTAATTGGAGGCGAAAGGCACGGATCCGGGAAGCGCCGCCACGTATTCGCGCCCTCCCGCCCGGCCGATATTCCCATTGGCGATCAGCTGATTGGTCACGGTCAGGATATCGCAGGGCTTCTGATCTTCATTCAGGGCTGCCATGGCATCAAAAATCAGCTGATGTTTGGGGTCGTAAAAATCCTCTTTCCGCAAATCAGCCATCATGGCCGCCAGCGATTCAAGTTTCATCATGGCGCAGCCCAGGACGGATTGTTCCGCACTGGCATTGTGAGGCAGTGTCCTGCCTCTCAGCCGGTCGGATAAAGAGTCCGAACCGGACAATGGTTCGGGGAAGGTGGCCATCAGAGCTCTGCCTTCACGTCCAGTTTGAAAGTGACCGACACTTCGGGATGCAGACGGATGGTCACCTGATGGCTCCCCACCGTCTTGACCGGTTCGCTCACCGTCACCTCACGCTTGTCCACCGGGTAGCCGGCCTCTGACAGCAGGTCGGCAATATTCTGGTTGGTCACTGTCCCGTAAAGGCGGCCTGCGGCGCCGGCCTTGGCTGTATAGGTGAAGTGCTGTCCATCAAGGGATTCAGCCATTTTCCTGGCCCGGTCCAGCTCCTCCCCTTCAGATTTCTCCCTGGCTGCCCTTTGCATCTCAACCAGATTCATCTTGTCTTTGGTGACCTGGGTGGCCAAATTGCGTTTGAACAAGTAATTACGGGCGTAACCGGGTTTTACCTCGACCACATCTCCCGCCTGGCCAAGTCCCTTGATACCCTCAAGAAGCAGTACCTTCATTCGTATTCTCCAATCCTACGAGGTGTGCTTGTTATTTTAGCATATCCCCTGTGCCCCGGCTGCGCCGGAAGCGATAAAAAAACCTCCCGTTCCTTCAAATAGAGGGAGCGGGAGGCAGGTGATTCCGTCTGCGCAGGCGCCTGTTATTCCGCCTTATAGGGGATCAGAGCAACCTGGCGTGACCGCAGGATGGCCCTGGTCAGCGCTCGCTGATGGCGGGCGCAGGTACCTGTCATGCGGCGGGGAAGAATCTTGTAATTTTCTGCCAAATAACGCTGAAGCGTATTGACATCCTTATAGTCGATCACATCGACATGATCGGCGCAAAACACGCAATATTTTTTGCGGCCATACCGTTTCTGGCTCTGGTAACTTCCGCGTTTTTTTGTATCTGCCATTTTCCTACTCCTTTGCGGGATCAATTCATTTAAAAGTCGAAGGGGAGTGCCGTATCTTCGTCGTCGGGGGTTGTCAGGAAATCGTCTCCTCCGCTTTCAACCGGTGTCGAGGCGGTATAGTCCCTCGGGCCCTCGTCCACGTCAACTTGCCTGTCGCCGCGCCGCGATTCACAGAATTCGACTTCATCCACGATCACTTCGGTCGTGTAGCGCCTCTGGCCCGCCTGATCCTCCCAGCTTCTGGGCTGGATGGTTCCCGTGATCAGGATCCGGTCACCCTTGTAAAAATACTTGTTTATGAATTCCGCCTGCTGCCGCCAGGCGACGCAGGGAATAAAATCGGCAGTACTTTGTCTTGTTCCTTCGGCCGAGCGCGACCGGCGGTCGCAGGCTACGGTGAAATTGCACACGGAGACGCCGCTTTGTGTCGTCCGGATTTCCGGATCACGCACCAGCCTCCCCATCAGGATTGCCTTGTTCATTCTTCACTCCTTTCCGGCTCCTCCGGGGTCTCATCGACTTCTGCCGGCGGAGTCCCGTCAACAGCTTCGGGCTCGGGCGGCTCTGCCGGCCCGGCGTCCTCTGCCTCCTTCACTTCAGGAGCGGTTTCTTCCTCTTCCGTTTCAGCCGGGACGGATTCCTCCAGCTCTTCCTCATCCGGGCTTGTCCCTTCTTCCGCTTCAGCAGGAACAGAATCTTCCGCTTCCGCTTGATCCGAAACCATCTCCTCTTCTGCTCCCTCCTCGGACAGGCGCCGTACAGTCGGCATGAAGGAACCTTCGGCCACAACAATCAGATAACGCAGGACATAGTCGGCAATGCGCATCAGGCGCTCAATTTCACGCGGAGCTTCGGCTTCGGCATTGAAATGGACGATGACATAGTAGCCTTCACGGAGATCCTGGATCTCGTAGGCCAGACGGCGCCGCCCCCATTCAGTCACCTGGACAATTTCCGCCGACGCTTCGACGATCGCCCTGACCCGGTCCATCTGCACGCGCAGTTCATCGGCGGGCAGGGTGCCGTTCAGGACATAAAGCAATTCATATTTCTTAGCCATGGATCGTATTAAACCCTCCTCCTGGACTAATGGCTCTGTCTTCACAACAGAGCGAGGACCTGTGCCTGTACGAACAGGCGATTGACAATGTAGCATGACACCGCGCAGCCGTCAAGCACCAGACTCCTCTCCCGTCCGGGATGCCAGTCTACCCTCTTAAGGCATGCTGCGTTTCGGTCAGATCAAAATCAGGCGGTCGAAAATTTTCTGCATGGCAGATCCCAACTGTTCTCGCACGCGCCGGTAGGCGTGAAGCGGCTGGCCGAAGGGATCGCCGATGTCCTCGCCTTCAAGGAAATCGGACATGGCAAAGATCTTGTCTGCGCCATCCGGGAAAAAATGTTTCAGCCGTTCCCTTTGGCTGGCTGTCATGGCCACGATCAGATCGGCTTCCCGGACGGCTCTCACCCGGATTTGACGCGAGGGGCGCTGGTCCGGCTCAAGGCCCCATTCCGCCAGGGCTTCCAACGCCTGCTCCGTCATCTTTTGGCCGGCCATGGCCGATAGCCCCGCTGACGAGGCGCGGGCTCCCCTGTCATAGTAACGGTCATTGAAAATGGCCTCCGCCATGGGGCTCCTGCAGGTGTTGCCCTCGCAGACAAAAAGGATCCGCCGAAAATTCTCTTCCTCTGACGCCGCCTTGGTCAGCCGGTCCATGTAGGCTGAGGCCTCTTCCCCTGCAAATCCTTCCGCGATAATCTCCTTGACCCCCATTTGATCCAGTGTTCGCAAGGCATCAAAGAGGGCGTGCATGGCGGCCGCAAGATCTCTTCCTCCCTGGTAGGTGTAAACTTTCACGCCTGGCAAATCTCCCCGTAATTTTTCCCAGGTCGCTTCGCTCAGGAAAAGGCCGGCTGGCTGAACAGATCTTTCCAGCATGCTCAAAAAACTGCCTTCAATGGTTTGACCCGGCTCGGGCAGGGCGATGCGGACGCGGGCGCCGGGGGCGTAATGCCGGTATTTCATGCCGGGAGAGGGAGGTGCGTCAAGACCGTCCGGCAAAAGAGAACCCGTCCAGATGCTTACCTGGATTCCGGTCGCTTCCCTGATCCCGGCCGCAGTAATCTTTCCCGGCCGCAGAATCATGGGCGGATCAGCCGTCAGATCGATGACAGTGGACTCAAGTCCGACTTCGCACGGACCGTCATCAATGAGGTAGGGGATGCGCCCCGCAAAATCGTCCAGGA
It contains:
- the hpt gene encoding hypoxanthine phosphoribosyltransferase; translation: MAFVEKKVDHRLVSREEIDTFVTRLGKQISEDYKGKEIYLICVLKGSFMFLADLIRHIDVPCEVDFMSVSSYAGEKSTGIVKINKDLDKNISGRHVLIVEDIVDTGITLNHLMNLLSTRNPASLRIVTAFDKPSRRKIDIDVHYIGLEIPNEFIVGYGLDLDGYYRNLPDVEVLAAD
- a CDS encoding aminopeptidase: MSREMLKKYAEVLVKVGVNVKEGDLIQLNGDTESLPLLREIARSCWKAGARDVITEIADDRIRLSKFEEAGEAYLDYFPGFRADYLEEMLKAKYHRIHLSAPSLDLFAHIDQKKIQTAQKAALSATEHLEKHMHPGDIKWTAAACPSLRWARELFPGLDEESALNKLWEVVLRICRVDREDPVAAWQEHDKNLKARESWLDSQDFSYLHYQGPGTDLTCRLADRHKWIGGSSTTPDGVDYMANIPTEELFTTPHAMKVDGRIRSTMPLSVMGKIVEDFGFTFKEGQVVDYHAGKNAEVLETLLGMDEGARRLGEVAIVPDSSPVSRSGLLFKTTLFDENASCHFALGQAYAEAIRGGSGMTEEERGALGSNKSMIHIDFMVGGPELSITGYKKDGTALPVLRDGEWAF
- a CDS encoding single-stranded DNA-binding protein, which encodes MNKAILMGRLVRDPEIRTTQSGVSVCNFTVACDRRSRSAEGTRQSTADFIPCVAWRQQAEFINKYFYKGDRILITGTIQPRSWEDQAGQRRYTTEVIVDEVEFCESRRGDRQVDVDEGPRDYTASTPVESGGDDFLTTPDDEDTALPFDF
- the tilS gene encoding tRNA lysidine(34) synthetase TilS, which codes for MKLPAPAFWVFQQISATCEREKLILPQSLLVAGVSGGADSMLLLAFLLHYLQKIPFDLVACHLNHGIRGSEADLDQALVKDYCEKHSIPFVALYEDLPAYAQKAGLGLEEAGRIVRRRSFEKVAADYGEKKDYPGGCRIALAHHQDDRAESILMHMGRGAGLRGLVGIRYLDGPLIRPLLDIRRDQVVEAAQALNLPWREDASNLSFEFLRNRIRLDLIPAWEKTLGYDPVPMLARLGDLAKMDHDALSAMASESLDSLRLPDGSLSLTDLASLPEALTSRVLQQYCGQVKEGEDGSQSLSQNQVATLAGLMVSVTSGNKEKARLSLGGGVTAIMCHGRLWLEAESYEEKDGGKPSKSQEEV
- the dnaB gene encoding replicative DNA helicase, translating into MATFPEPLSGSDSLSDRLRGRTLPHNASAEQSVLGCAMMKLESLAAMMADLRKEDFYDPKHQLIFDAMAALNEDQKPCDILTVTNQLIANGNIGRAGGREYVAALPGSVPFASNYPVYIGLVRDLSVKRRMILSLDGVIDLCFNSDHEAEELIELAAQRIMNIREEGESSGLLPIGGVLGARINELGAISRGERPQPIQIGFPSLNRVLGGLRKGGLYILASRPGVGKSALSLNIAHNAAYHRGAVVAIFSLEMSKEEVAMRLLSSKTMMSFQQLESLDVKDKEAWEMIGKGLGDLYSIPIYIDDHSSINVVEIHARCRQLQLQKQQLDLVVVDYLQLMGTATSRSRAENRQQQIAEISRMLKVMARDLEVPVLALSQLSREVDRAGRRPRLADLRESGAIEQDADVVMFLHDPNRQEEEASYMQEVSEIDLIIEKNRQGERMTVTLDWNPRILTFTESYYGGTPEPPPPPPQGS
- a CDS encoding 50S ribosomal protein L9, which codes for MKVLLLEGIKGLGQAGDVVEVKPGYARNYLFKRNLATQVTKDKMNLVEMQRAAREKSEGEELDRARKMAESLDGQHFTYTAKAGAAGRLYGTVTNQNIADLLSEAGYPVDKREVTVSEPVKTVGSHQVTIRLHPEVSVTFKLDVKAEL
- the rpsF gene encoding 30S ribosomal protein S6: MAKKYELLYVLNGTLPADELRVQMDRVRAIVEASAEIVQVTEWGRRRLAYEIQDLREGYYVIVHFNAEAEAPREIERLMRIADYVLRYLIVVAEGSFMPTVRRLSEEGAEEEMVSDQAEAEDSVPAEAEEGTSPDEEELEESVPAETEEEETAPEVKEAEDAGPAEPPEPEAVDGTPPAEVDETPEEPERSEE
- the hflB gene encoding ATP-dependent zinc metalloprotease FtsH; translation: MIVIMAVTFMMSRGDRSKDATLFDVEQMIKSGTVESVTIDGATLNLKMTDKAVSEGSPASVKKDIPADSIDSYLEILRLAKEEGHIASFDYNRPTDFGSILNGIIMLLMLVSLGAFVFISYARRDSEGKTALSFGKSRATLADPSQIRVTFDDVAGAEEEKDELQEVVDFLKNPKKYVSLGAKIPKGILLVGPPGTGKTLLARAVAGEAQVPFFSISGSDFVEMFVGVGASRVRNLFLNAKKKAPCIVFIDEIDAVGRHRGAGLGGGHDEREQTLNQLLVEMDGFGPNEGVIVLAATNRPDILDGALLRPGRFDRRIVVMRPDLKGREAILHVHAKDKPLADDVDLAEIAKITPGFTGADLANLLNEAALLAARRNDDKIHYSDVAEAVFKVTIGPEKKSRVISAEEKKLTAYHESGHAIVLREVSTTDRVERVSIIPAGGAGGYTAFKPSEDIYFKTRAQLVAEIKMALGGRAAEDLVFGEISTGAGADLKEVNRIARAMVTKYGMSSRLGNVVTAEEEEVFIGRDYGHVMNHSEALQAAIDEEIARILDEAYSETKEVLTENRRLLDELATRLLEKEKVESAEFESIYQEFAVDPKPLPGEGAKEVSVSPGEVAVPVAEAGTESTPG
- a CDS encoding 30S ribosomal protein S18 → MADTKKRGSYQSQKRYGRKKYCVFCADHVDVIDYKDVNTLQRYLAENYKILPRRMTGTCARHQRALTRAILRSRQVALIPYKAE
- a CDS encoding threonylcarbamoyl-AMP synthase gives rise to the protein MKTKVITVQHPVSPDDLCVPGQALAKGAIVAFPTETVYGLGASALLPEAVDQIFLLKGRPADNPLIVHLLSADWLDQVTAAIPPLFWPLYEAFSPGPLTFVMPRHSRIPDSVTAGLSTVAVRFPSQVAARALLQAAGVPVVAPSANLSGRPSPTRARHVLDDFAGRIPYLIDDGPCEVGLESTVIDLTADPPMILRPGKITAAGIREATGIQVSIWTGSLLPDGLDAPPSPGMKYRHYAPGARVRIALPEPGQTIEGSFLSMLERSVQPAGLFLSEATWEKLRGDLPGVKVYTYQGGRDLAAAMHALFDALRTLDQMGVKEIIAEGFAGEEASAYMDRLTKAASEEENFRRILFVCEGNTCRSPMAEAIFNDRYYDRGARASSAGLSAMAGQKMTEQALEALAEWGLEPDQRPSRQIRVRAVREADLIVAMTASQRERLKHFFPDGADKIFAMSDFLEGEDIGDPFGQPLHAYRRVREQLGSAMQKIFDRLILI